The DNA window CGTAACACACGGTTTACTTCTGCATAAAATTTTTCGAAATCGAACCAATGCAACGCTTGAGCAACCGTCACCAAATCTATTGTATTTGACCGTATCGCTATTTGTTCTGAAACTGAAACCATGTACGATATATTCTTCTCGTGAGTTGCATGAACAACCTGGCTTTCACTTCCGTCTGTTGCTATTACATGGACAAAACTGTTTCTTAATCCCGTCGCACACTGACCTGAACCGGAAGCACAATCCCAGGCTTGTTGTGTATCTGGGGTAATTGATGCAAGATAATCGAATAAAGCAGGGGGATATTTCGGACGGTACTTGGCGTAAATATCGGATTGTGTGGACAAGTGATCTTTAAATGTCATGCTACTTTCTCGGCTTAGGTTGAGTGAGCTGGCTGATAATCGCTGTATTTTCAGGATATTCCTTGATCAGATCCTGCCGGTTTGCGAAATCCAGATCTATAAAATCAAAACCGGGAGCAACGGTAGAGCCGACCAATGAATAACTGTCCTTTCTACCGCAACGAGCGGCAAGCCAGGTATTTGCTGGAACCACCAGTTGAAAGGACTCACCAGCATCAAAATCATCTCCCAATTGCAATTCTACTAAAACGCCTTCTTGATTGAGCAAATAAATTGTCAAGGAAGAACCAGAATAGAAATGCCACAATTCGTCAGATTTTAGACGGTGGAATGCAGAGAATTGTTCGCCTTTTAATAAATAATAAATAGCGGTTGAAAAGGAGCGATCGCCGTTGAAACGATTAGGTAGATGAACAGCCTGAATCGATTCTGTCGCTCGATAGGATTCGCGAAAGTACCCGCCTTCAGGATGGGACTGCAATTGCAATTTCTCGATCCAGTACTCAGCGGATTTCACTATACCTCTACCTGGTCCTTATGGAATCTCGACAATCTTAAAAAATCTATGGGATGTTCAGTCGTTCCGTTTAAGGTAAGATCAGCCATGATCTCACCAACAATGGGTGTAAACTTAAAACCATGTCCAGAAAATCCAGCAGCTAAAACGATATTAGAATCTTGCGGATGATTATCTAATATAAAATCATCATCTGATGTTTTGCTATACATGCAAACAGAATAATCGGTGCGTTCTTGTCCGGCATTGGGAATATATTCGGAAAGAAATCGTAAGAGTTCCTCTTCATCCAATGACTCCAAATTGCGATTGACTTCATCAGCCGTTTCGATAATATTGGATTTTGAATGTTCCGCTATTTTGAGACCTTTTTCATTGATTGCCGGAAAGCCATAGAAAGTGCCATAACTTGTTTCGAAAAAGTATACCGGAAACTGATCAGGTTTAAAACATGCCAGATTGTGACTTCTGAACCAATACACTTCCTTTCGCCAAATATCGATCTGAATTCCTAATTGAGCTAAATAATTCTTTGACCAGGCACCCATACTTAAAACAAGTCGGTCCGCGAAAATTTCCCCATTGGTTGTTTGTATACAGAAGCCATCTCTATCCCGCCTCCATTCTAACACTTTTTCACTCGTGAAAAGTTCAGCGCCCAATTTTTGAGCTGCTTCTAAATGCACTTGCACACATGTTTCAACAAATAAAAATCCTCCAAATGGATCGTAAAAAACAGTCGAATCTTCCGGAATCCTAAATTGCGGAAACCGTTTTCTCGTTTCAGCAACTGTCCAGCATTCATGGGGCTCAGAATATTTTTGATAACATTTTTCAAGATTCACTATGGTTTCAGAATCCGGCTTGCCTCCTACGATTAAGCCATTCTGTACCATGAGTTTTTTGCCCGTTTCTTGCGCTAAATCGTCCCAAAGCTCATAAGACCGATTCAAAAGCGGCATATAATCCGGATGCTCAAAATAAGCCTTGCGAATGATGCGGGTTTCGCCATGGGAGCTGCCTAAGTTGTGAGCAATCCCGAACTGTTCTATGCCACAGACTTTGATCCCTCTCTTCGCCAAATGGTACAGAGCGCCACTTCCCATTCCCCCACATCCGATTACTGCGACGTCGAAATATTTTTTAGGCATTATTACTAATGAAAAAAATTAATGTCATTCAGAGGAATCTATTTTAAATTCATGTAAGATATTGTTTTTTATCAAGATACCGTCACGACAGGATGACAAATGTAGGAATTCTTCAATTTTCTTTATTAAACACATTGTTTTGTTGCATTCCACTTCAAAAAAACTCTTTTAAAATCGTAGATTTATAACAAATAAACAAATCATTCCGACTAGTAATCTTGTATATCCTGTTAATCCTGTCAAAATTATTGATCTACTTCAAGTTTTCTTAATCACCTCAATCCGTTGCAATACCGGTGGATGTGAATAATTCAAAAATACATAAAACGGATGTGGTGTTAAATTACTCAAATTATCAACCGAGAGTTTTTTTAATGCAGAGATCATCGAAGCAGGATCTTCTGTTGTCTCGGACGCGAATCGATCCGCTTCGTATTCATTTTTTCGTGAAAAGATCTGCATAAATATGGATAGAATCATCTCCACTGGCGAAAACAACATACCAAAGAAAATCAACCCTGCATAGATTGACATTTCCTCCATATAAAATGCTGCGAAAAGACCTTGATGACGCATGAAAATAGAAAGGAGGTAAAACATCACACCCGTATGTAACATGCTGATGATCATTCCTTTCAGGATATGCTTCTTCTTATAATGACCAATTTCATGAGCGAGAACAGATACCAATTCCTGGTTCGTATGTTTTTCGATGAGGGTATCAAACAGAGCGATTCGTTTACGTTTCCCAAATCCCGTGAAAAATGCATTTGATTTTGACGACCGTTTCGAACCATCCATCACAAAAACATTTTGTAATGAAAATTTAACCTTTTCCGCATAAGCCATAATTGCATTGCGCAGATCACCCTCCTCAAGAGGTGTGAATTTGTTAAACAGCGGCATAATCCAGGTTGGCGCAATGAATTGGATAATTAAAGTAAATATGGTGGTAGCAATCCAGCAATATAGCCAGGCGAGGTTGCCGGCATACTGAAAGAAAGCCATAATCCCGGCTAGCAGTGGGACGCCAATAATGATGCCAAGTAATAACGCTTTGACCATATCCAGGATAAATGTCTTGGGTGTGGTTTTGTTAAAACCAAACCGTTCCTCGATTACGAAAGTTGAGTAGATGCCAAATGGCAGTGATAGTAATGTTTTCACAGCAATCAAAATGCCAATATACAATAAACCCGTCCAGATTGAGCTTAAATTCCAACCCCTGACAATTTGGTCCAAGTAATTGAAACCTCCTGCAAACCAAAATACCAATGTGAGCAGTAATCCAAATGTACCCGTAATAAATCCGAATTTTGTATTGACTTTGGTATATTCCTGTGATTTGGCGTATTTCTCCGAATCATACACTCCCTCAAATTCAGTTGGGAGTTCTTCTTCCAATGCCTTTAAATTGAGGACTTCAGCGATGACATCTAAAACGAAGCCAAACAATATGGTTGCTAAAATGATGATTGCATAAATATTCATATTCCACTAACCTATTTTGTTATTGATGTAAAGATACTTCAATAATAGGTAGCGAATTGAAATGAATCCCGCAAATTTTATTTTGGTTGGGCAGTAAAATAGTGATATTAAAGTAATGATTTTATCTTGATAGATTTTGATGGACTTTCAACGAATAAGATTTCTGCTAAAAGCGAGACTGCATAAATGATAATCATGCTTCCCTAACCTGTCATTTCCGACTATGCAGAATTAAGAATTCAATTACAACCCAAACTGTCATTCCCGAATGCTTTAATCGGGAATCTTATACATCGTTAAAATTCTGATCCCTTAAAAAAAAGGACAGACCCCCGATAAAAACACTCGGGGGTGACAATTATGGAGCTGTCATTACCGAAATGTTTACCCGTTTAAAACATAAGGGTACAAGTTTATCGGGAATCTACTTATTTCGTCCCACATTTGCCGCCTGCCCTGAGTGCAGTCGAAGGGTCTCACGTCTTCACCCTCATCACCACAAACGTCACATCGTCGTCCTGGGGTCTTCCATTGGCCCATTCATCTCCGGTTTTCACAAGATAGTCGATGATCTCCTTGGGACTTTTTGTCGCTACTTTCTCAAATGCTGCATAGGCTTCATCATAACCCATATAATCCCCGTGACTGTTGAAACGTTCCGGAAAACCATCACTCATAAGCAATAAAGTATCACCGGCAGAAATTGATAACACTTGCTCTTTGTATGGAAATTCCTCCACACAACCCAGGGGCATGCCCTTCAACAGGATCTCTTCCATCTTATTTTCAGCCGCCCTGTGAATTAACAATGGCGGCATACCAGCGCCACAAATCGCAATTTTTGAACCCTTAATTTTCAGCATGGTCATAGCCATATTAAGTGTGCGAAGGTTCATGTTTTTCAAAACTCGATTGGACTGGTTCATAAAGCCTAAGACTTCTGCATCCGGCGCCAGCGATTCAAATAAGCTTTTAGTAGCTGTCACCATCATACCGGCATTCAAGCCATGGCCGGTGGCATCGCCGACAGCGACTGTGAGTGTGCCATCATTAGAAACATGAAAATCGTAATAGTCGCCACCCACTTCGGTGGCAGGATTCATATATACTGCAATTTCCAGATTGGGAAGGGATGGAACGGTTTTGGGCAGCATGGAAAGTTGCAAGGTTCGCGCTTCTTCAAGTTCTTTGGCTCGCCGTTGGTTTTCTGCCAAAATCGCTTTGGTCTTTTCTTTCTGAATCACTCTATGATTTTGGTACCTACCTGCAGAAACAATCGCTGATATCAAAAGGACAAAATAAATAGCATAAGCCCACCAGGTTTTCCAGAATGGTGGATTGATTATAATATTGATTGAAGTCCCTTCCTCATTCCATATCCCATCACTGTTGGCAGCTTTAACATGAAAAATGTACTCTCCAGGATCCAGATTTGTATAATTTGCCGTGTGTTTGGTTCCAACATAGCGCCAGTCTGAATCATAATTGTCCAGTTTGTAGGCGTATTCATTCTTTTCTGGGCGACTGAAATGCAAGGCTGCAAATTCAAAGGATATATCATTCTGATTGTAGGCTAAATCAACATTGTCGGCAATGGAAATATGCTGTTTTAAGGGTGAGTCACCCCCGATTGCAACGGGTTGATCGAATAGATTAAATCCGGTTAGTGCAATTGTTGGGGGACAGTATTGGTTTGCATTTGATCCGGTGAAAAAACATTTAACCCATCTGGACCACCAAAAAACATTTCCCCAGCCGCATTCTTATAAGCTCTAAAAATCTCATGGCCTAGCAAGCCATTGGAAGCATCGAAGGTTGTGAACATGTTGTTTCGAGTATCGAATTTTGTCAACCCATTAAAAGTGCCAAGCCAGAGAAAGCCGCTTTCATCTTGCAAAATTACATTCACACTATTGACTGGTAATCCATCCTGAACTGTATAAGCTTTGAACAAACCTGTTTCGCGGTCGAATTTCAACAATCCGCCGATATAGTCAGCAAGCCATAAACTGCCGGATGCATCCTCAAAAATATCTAAAACAGCGATCAAACCGCGGCTTTCATCATTAAAGGCTGTAAAATCATCCGTATCCCTGTTATAGCGAAAAACACCATTGGTGTTCGTACCAAACCAAAGCGTTCCGGAGCCGTCCTCAAAAATTGGACGAACTCTATCTTCGGGTATTGAATTGCCATATTCAAATTGATCGATATAGGCTAAAAGTGTATCGGTTTCGGCGTGGTTGAGGCTAAAAACGAGAATACCCCAATAATCCGGGCGGTGCGGTGGTTGAGCATTCCAGTTTCTGTAGCTATGACTGTCGTCAGTTTGATACCGGAGGGTATATTTGCCTGGTTGAAGTGTTTTCATAACAATTTGGATTCTGTTTTTTATATTTCCTCCTGCATGTTTCGTGCTGTCCAAATCCATTTCCCAGATGGTCGATTTATCTGATTCAAGAGAGCCAAAATCGAACATCTGGGTTGTCCCTTCTCCCATAGAAACGATTAGTATCGTAGTTTCCTTATCAAGAGTAAAGGTTTTCGAGATTTTTTGGTCATTTCCTACCTTCACTATCTCAGAAAGAATTCGACCCTGTTGCATGCTTGTTTCTATAGTTTGAAAAACCATACGATGATATGTGGTATCCATGTACATATAGCGGATAAACTTTCCGGTTTCCTTGTCGAATTGATTCAATCCGCCTTCTGTACTGATCCAGAGAGCGCCTGTGTGGTCTTCCAGGATGTCATTTACCCTGTTATTGCTTAAAGTTGTAGGATCATTTACGTCGTTTTTATAACGAGTGAAATGACCTTTTTCACGATCAAAGCGATGGAAGCCCTGAGCAGTGCCGATAAACATTTCTCCTGACGAATCTTCATAAATAGCTAGAATAATGTTTGAGCTCAATGAATTTTTATCTAATGAATCGTGTTTGAAATGGACAAAGGTATTCGATTCGCGGTCAAATCGGTTGAGACCATCCCGAGTACCTATCCAAATTATTCCCGGTTCAGAGTTCGATTCAAAAATAGCGGTTACACGGTTATCACTTAAACTATTCAAATCCCCTTCCTTTTTATTATAATTTGTAAATTTCTGTTGCGAACGATCAAGTTTATTCAAACCTCTATTACTGGTCCCGAACCATAAACTCCCGGAACGATCGGCTAAAAATGCGACAGTTCGATCTGAACTCAAGCTGGCGGGATCATCCGGATCGCTGTGGTAATTCGAAAAGGTTCCGGCTTGCCGATTGAAAAGATCCAGGCCTCCTCCTCCCGAAAGGAACCAGATGTCGCCATTTTCCTCTTCAAACAGAGGCATCAGCCCAATATTGCTGGGTGTTGAAGAGTTTTCCGGGTCGTGTTTGTAATGGGTGAAGATACCCGTACTTGGCTCCATTCGGTCCAATCCACCTTGTGTACCAAGCCAGAGTGTACCGGCTTCATCCTCAAACAAATGTGCAACTGTATTATCTACAATGCTGTTTGGATCTTCAGGATCATTGATGAAATTTGTAAAAGAATCGGTTTGAGGATCATAACGATTGAGACCTCCGCCAATAGTTCCGATCCACAACTGGCCGTCTTTGCTTTCTAAAATTGATGTAATAATATTTCCACTTATACTGCCGCTATTTTCCGAATCAGGCAAATACTGTGTAAAAGAATCCGTTTTATGATTATAACGATTGAACCCATTTGTTGTGCCGAACCAGATATTTGAATTTCTATCCTCCAGGAACGAAAAAACAAGAAATG is part of the candidate division KSB1 bacterium genome and encodes:
- a CDS encoding cupin domain-containing protein → MKSAEYWIEKLQLQSHPEGGYFRESYRATESIQAVHLPNRFNGDRSFSTAIYYLLKGEQFSAFHRLKSDELWHFYSGSSLTIYLLNQEGVLVELQLGDDFDAGESFQLVVPANTWLAARCGRKDSYSLVGSTVAPGFDFIDLDFANRQDLIKEYPENTAIISQLTQPKPRK
- the solA gene encoding N-methyl-L-tryptophan oxidase, with translation MPKKYFDVAVIGCGGMGSGALYHLAKRGIKVCGIEQFGIAHNLGSSHGETRIIRKAYFEHPDYMPLLNRSYELWDDLAQETGKKLMVQNGLIVGGKPDSETIVNLEKCYQKYSEPHECWTVAETRKRFPQFRIPEDSTVFYDPFGGFLFVETCVQVHLEAAQKLGAELFTSEKVLEWRRDRDGFCIQTTNGEIFADRLVLSMGAWSKNYLAQLGIQIDIWRKEVYWFRSHNLACFKPDQFPVYFFETSYGTFYGFPAINEKGLKIAEHSKSNIIETADEVNRNLESLDEEELLRFLSEYIPNAGQERTDYSVCMYSKTSDDDFILDNHPQDSNIVLAAGFSGHGFKFTPIVGEIMADLTLNGTTEHPIDFLRLSRFHKDQVEV
- a CDS encoding M48 family metallopeptidase, coding for MNIYAIIILATILFGFVLDVIAEVLNLKALEEELPTEFEGVYDSEKYAKSQEYTKVNTKFGFITGTFGLLLTLVFWFAGGFNYLDQIVRGWNLSSIWTGLLYIGILIAVKTLLSLPFGIYSTFVIEERFGFNKTTPKTFILDMVKALLLGIIIGVPLLAGIMAFFQYAGNLAWLYCWIATTIFTLIIQFIAPTWIMPLFNKFTPLEEGDLRNAIMAYAEKVKFSLQNVFVMDGSKRSSKSNAFFTGFGKRKRIALFDTLIEKHTNQELVSVLAHEIGHYKKKHILKGMIISMLHTGVMFYLLSIFMRHQGLFAAFYMEEMSIYAGLIFFGMLFSPVEMILSIFMQIFSRKNEYEADRFASETTEDPASMISALKKLSVDNLSNLTPHPFYVFLNYSHPPVLQRIEVIKKT
- a CDS encoding SpoIIE family protein phosphatase, with the protein product MHFSRPEKNEYAYKLDNYDSDWRYVGTKHTANYTNLDPGEYIFHVKAANSDGIWNEEGTSINIIINPPFWKTWWAYAIYFVLLISAIVSAGRYQNHRVIQKEKTKAILAENQRRAKELEEARTLQLSMLPKTVPSLPNLEIAVYMNPATEVGGDYYDFHVSNDGTLTVAVGDATGHGLNAGMMVTATKSLFESLAPDAEVLGFMNQSNRVLKNMNLRTLNMAMTMLKIKGSKIAICGAGMPPLLIHRAAENKMEEILLKGMPLGCVEEFPYKEQVLSISAGDTLLLMSDGFPERFNSHGDYMGYDEAYAAFEKVATKSPKEIIDYLVKTGDEWANGRPQDDDVTFVVMRVKT